In Phyllopteryx taeniolatus isolate TA_2022b chromosome 1, UOR_Ptae_1.2, whole genome shotgun sequence, the following proteins share a genomic window:
- the LOC133480464 gene encoding 14-3-3 protein beta/alpha-1 has protein sequence MDKNDLVQNAKLAEQAERYDDMAAAMKSVTEQSTELSNEERNLLSVAYKNVVGARRSSWRVISSIEQKIEGNDKKKQMAREYREKIESELQEICHDVLGLLDKYLIVNAGSSEGKVFYLKMKGDYYRYLSEVASGDAKKDTVDNSQQAYQQAFDISKGDMQPTHPIRLGLALNFSVFYYEIQNNPEKACSLAKTAFDEAIAELDTLNEDSYKDSTLIMQLLRDNLTLWTSENQGDEGETGEGEN, from the exons ATGGATAAGAACGACCTGGTACAAAATGCCAAGCTTGCTGAGCAGGCTGAGCGTTATGACGATATGGCTGCAGCCATGAAGAGTGTGACAGAGCAAAGTACGGAGCTGTCAAATGAGGAGCGCAACCTTCTCTCGGTTGCCTACAAGAATGTGGTCGGGGCGCGCCGCTCATCCTGGCGCGTCATCTCCAGCATTGAGCAGAAGATTGAAGGCAATGACAAGAAGAAGCAGATGGCACGTGAATATCGGGAGAAGATTGAATCTGAGCTGCAGGAAATCTGCCACGATGTGCTT gGGCTACTGGACAAGTACCTTATCGTCAATGCAGGTAGTTCTGAAGGCAAAGTGTTCTATCTGAAGATGAAAGGCGACTATTATAGATACCTGTCTGAGGTCGCATCTGGAGACGCTAAGAAGG ATACAGTGGATAATTCCCAGCAAGCGTACCAGCAAGCTTTTGACATTAGCAAGGGGGATATGCAGCCAACACACCCAATTCGGCTTGGACTGGCACTCAACTTCTCCGTCTTCTACTATGAGATCCAGAACAACCCTGAAAAGGCCTGCAGTCTGGCAAAGACG GCATTTGATGAAGCCATCGCTGAGCTTGACACTTTGAACGAGGACTCTTACAAAGACAGCACCCTGATCATGCAGCTACTAAGGGACAACTTGACT CTGTGGACATCAGAAAACCAGGGAGATGAGGGGGAGACCGGAGAAGGGGAAAACTAA
- the LOC133480449 gene encoding embryonic polyadenylate-binding protein-like isoform X1 — translation MMNSSGPTYPLASLYVGDLHPDVTEAMLYQKFSPAGPIMSIRVCRDIITRRSLGYAYINFQQPADAECALDTMNYDVLKGRPIRIMWSQRDPGLRKSGVGNIFIKNMDDSIDNKALYDTFSAFGNILSCKVVCDERGSKGYGFVHFETQEAANRAINTMNGMLLNDRKVFVGHFKSRKDREQEFGTKAMKFTNVYIKNFGEDYTDDNLKDVFSAFGKTLSVRVMKDERGHSRGFGFVNYANHEDAQKAVDEMNGKELNGKFLYVGRAQKRLERQGELKRRFDQIKQDRIQRYQGVNLYVKNLDDSIDDERLRKEFSPYGTITSAKVMTDGSQSKGFGFVCFSSPEEATKAVTEMNGRIIATKPLYVALAQRREERKAILTNKYMQRLATLRSMTSPIIDSYHQTGYYMTVPQASTHTFYEHNAISNMRSVPRWAGQSPRVQGPYSTQYVGGSAPRRGSTPIATVRQASTQAPRIASSTQKTNNIGTQTAGGRADLSGVSRSHFKYSSAVRNPQHVMPVPVPMTRLQVVPAPVMEQPVHAQSIEPLTASMLAGAPLVDQKQLFGERLYPLIHALHPNLAGKITGMLLEIDNSELLHMLESPESLHSKVDEAIAVLQAHQAKVSGPKK, via the exons ATGATGAACAGCAGCGGACCGACCTATCCCCTCGCctctttgtatgtcggggaccTGCATCCAGATGTTACAGAGGCCATGCTATACCAGAAGTTTTCTCCTGCTGGCCCAATCATGTCAATCCGTGTGTGTCGTGATATTATAACCCGGAGATCCTTGGGATATGCTTATATAAACTTCCAGCAACCAGCGGATG CTGAGTGTGCTTTGGATACAATGAACTACGATGTTCTCAAGGGACGCCCAATCCGAATAATGTGGTCTCAACGCGACCCAGGCCTCAGGAAGTCAGGCGTGGGCAACATCTTTATCAAGAACATGGATGATTCTATTGACAACAAGGCATTATATGATACCTTCTCAGCCTTTGGCAATATTTTGTCTTGCAAG GTCGTTTGTGATGAGAGAGGCTCAAAAGGGTACGGCTTTGTTCACTTTGAGACTCAGGAAGCTGCAAACCGTGCCATTAATACCATGAACGGAATGCTGCTGAATGACAGAAAAGT TTTTGTTGGCCACTTCAAGTCCCGCAAGGATCGAGAGCAGGAGTTCGGCACCAAAGCTATGAAATTCACCAATGTCTACATTAAAAATTTTGGTGAAGACTACACTGATGACAAtctaaaagatgttttttctgcATTTG GGAAGACTCTTAGTGTGCGTGTGATGAAGGACGAGCGAGGTCATTCGCGTGGATTTGGCTTTGTAAACTATGCCAACCACGAGGATGCGCAAAAG GCAGTTGATGAGATGAATGGTAAGGAACTCAACGGGAAGTTCCTCTACGTCGGACGGGCTCAGAAGCGGCTGGAGCGTCAGGGAGAGCTTAAGCGCAGGTTTGACCAGATCAAACAGGACCGAATCCAGCGTTATCAG GGTGTCAATCTGTATGTGAAGAACTTGGACGATAGCATAGATGATGAGCGACTCCGGAAGGAGTTTTCCCCCTATGGCACCATAACAAGTGCTAAG GTCATGACTGATGGGTCCCAAAGCAAAGGCTTTGGCTTTGTCTGCTTTTCTTCACCTGAGGAAGCAACAAAAGCAGTAACTGAGATGAATGGAAGAATTATTGCTACTAAGCCCCTGTATGTGGCACTTGCCCAGCGAAGGGAGGAGCGTAAAGCGATCCTCACTAACAAGTACATGCAGAGACTGGCCACCCTGAGGAGCATGACTAGTCCCATCATTGACTCGTACCATCAGACTGGCTACTACATGACTGTGCCACAG GCTTCCACACACACCTTCTATGAGCACAATGCCATCAGCAACATGAGATCAGTGCCTCGTTGGGCAGGACAGTCACCGAGAGTGCAGG GTCCATACTCAACCCAATATGTTGGCGGGTCTGCCCCTCGCCGTGGCTCCACTCCCATCGCCACAGTGAGACAGGCTTCCACTCAGGCTCCACGTATCGCCAGTTCCACACAAAAGACAA ATAACATCGGAACCCAGACTGCAGGTGGGCGAGCTGACCTGTCCGGTGTCTCCAGGAGTCATTTTAAGTACTCGTCGGCAGTGCGAAACCCACAGCACGTCATGCCTGTGCCTGTACCCATGACTAGACTCCAG gttgttcCTGCCCCTGTGATGGAGCAGCCAGTGCATGCGCAAAGCATTGAACCACTCACCGCTTCAATGTTGGCTGGAGCACCGCTTGTGGACCAGAAGCAGCTCTTTG gTGAGCGTCTGTACCCTCTGATCCATGCTCTTCACCCAAACCTGGCTGGAAAAATCACTGGAATGCTGCTGGAGATTGACAACTCTGAGCTGCTACACATGCTGGAGTCACCAGAGTCCCTCCACTCCAAG GTGGACGAGGCGATTGCTGTCTTACAAGCCCACCAGGCCAAGGTCTCCGGTCCAAAAAAGTGA
- the LOC133480449 gene encoding embryonic polyadenylate-binding protein-like isoform X2, with translation MMNSSGPTYPLASLYVGDLHPDVTEAMLYQKFSPAGPIMSIRVCRDIITRRSLGYAYINFQQPADAECALDTMNYDVLKGRPIRIMWSQRDPGLRKSGVGNIFIKNMDDSIDNKALYDTFSAFGNILSCKVVCDERGSKGYGFVHFETQEAANRAINTMNGMLLNDRKVFVGHFKSRKDREQEFGTKAMKFTNVYIKNFGEDYTDDNLKDVFSAFGKTLSVRVMKDERGHSRGFGFVNYANHEDAQKAVDEMNGKELNGKFLYVGRAQKRLERQGELKRRFDQIKQDRIQRYQGVNLYVKNLDDSIDDERLRKEFSPYGTITSAKVMTDGSQSKGFGFVCFSSPEEATKAVTEMNGRIIATKPLYVALAQRREERKAILTNKYMQRLATLRSMTSPIIDSYHQTGYYMTVPQASTHTFYEHNAISNMRSVPRWAGQSPRVQGPYSTQYVGGSAPRRGSTPIATVRQASTQAPRIASSTQKTNNIGTQTAGGRADLSGVSRSHFKYSSAVRNPQHVMPVPVPMTRLQ, from the exons ATGATGAACAGCAGCGGACCGACCTATCCCCTCGCctctttgtatgtcggggaccTGCATCCAGATGTTACAGAGGCCATGCTATACCAGAAGTTTTCTCCTGCTGGCCCAATCATGTCAATCCGTGTGTGTCGTGATATTATAACCCGGAGATCCTTGGGATATGCTTATATAAACTTCCAGCAACCAGCGGATG CTGAGTGTGCTTTGGATACAATGAACTACGATGTTCTCAAGGGACGCCCAATCCGAATAATGTGGTCTCAACGCGACCCAGGCCTCAGGAAGTCAGGCGTGGGCAACATCTTTATCAAGAACATGGATGATTCTATTGACAACAAGGCATTATATGATACCTTCTCAGCCTTTGGCAATATTTTGTCTTGCAAG GTCGTTTGTGATGAGAGAGGCTCAAAAGGGTACGGCTTTGTTCACTTTGAGACTCAGGAAGCTGCAAACCGTGCCATTAATACCATGAACGGAATGCTGCTGAATGACAGAAAAGT TTTTGTTGGCCACTTCAAGTCCCGCAAGGATCGAGAGCAGGAGTTCGGCACCAAAGCTATGAAATTCACCAATGTCTACATTAAAAATTTTGGTGAAGACTACACTGATGACAAtctaaaagatgttttttctgcATTTG GGAAGACTCTTAGTGTGCGTGTGATGAAGGACGAGCGAGGTCATTCGCGTGGATTTGGCTTTGTAAACTATGCCAACCACGAGGATGCGCAAAAG GCAGTTGATGAGATGAATGGTAAGGAACTCAACGGGAAGTTCCTCTACGTCGGACGGGCTCAGAAGCGGCTGGAGCGTCAGGGAGAGCTTAAGCGCAGGTTTGACCAGATCAAACAGGACCGAATCCAGCGTTATCAG GGTGTCAATCTGTATGTGAAGAACTTGGACGATAGCATAGATGATGAGCGACTCCGGAAGGAGTTTTCCCCCTATGGCACCATAACAAGTGCTAAG GTCATGACTGATGGGTCCCAAAGCAAAGGCTTTGGCTTTGTCTGCTTTTCTTCACCTGAGGAAGCAACAAAAGCAGTAACTGAGATGAATGGAAGAATTATTGCTACTAAGCCCCTGTATGTGGCACTTGCCCAGCGAAGGGAGGAGCGTAAAGCGATCCTCACTAACAAGTACATGCAGAGACTGGCCACCCTGAGGAGCATGACTAGTCCCATCATTGACTCGTACCATCAGACTGGCTACTACATGACTGTGCCACAG GCTTCCACACACACCTTCTATGAGCACAATGCCATCAGCAACATGAGATCAGTGCCTCGTTGGGCAGGACAGTCACCGAGAGTGCAGG GTCCATACTCAACCCAATATGTTGGCGGGTCTGCCCCTCGCCGTGGCTCCACTCCCATCGCCACAGTGAGACAGGCTTCCACTCAGGCTCCACGTATCGCCAGTTCCACACAAAAGACAA ATAACATCGGAACCCAGACTGCAGGTGGGCGAGCTGACCTGTCCGGTGTCTCCAGGAGTCATTTTAAGTACTCGTCGGCAGTGCGAAACCCACAGCACGTCATGCCTGTGCCTGTACCCATGACTAGACTCCAG TAG